One region of Verrucomicrobiia bacterium genomic DNA includes:
- a CDS encoding ABC-2 family transporter protein: MIARYWHVFLIGFQNALVYRWNFLLRCCFSLVPLLGTIFFWGAIYQGKGNVGGYSYEGMISYFVALLVLDALTSPTEDDFQIAADIREGMMNQVLLKPVNYGAYRLALYFSGRMVYAMSTIIPVGMAVFWLRSRLNWPKEIDVWLLTVLAVVGSGFLQFAITFCTGLLAFWLLDVGGVIFILFGLEYVAGGHVFPLNLLPQPFYQVALHLPFAYEYYFPIAVFGGQLSEGELWRGFLLQWIWIGLVSVLGWVTWRQGLKKYTAVGG, translated from the coding sequence ATGATAGCGCGTTATTGGCATGTTTTTTTAATTGGATTTCAGAATGCGCTGGTTTATCGCTGGAATTTTCTGTTGCGTTGCTGTTTTTCATTGGTGCCTTTGTTGGGAACGATTTTCTTTTGGGGCGCGATTTATCAAGGCAAAGGCAATGTGGGCGGTTATTCTTATGAGGGAATGATCAGTTATTTTGTGGCGTTGCTGGTGTTGGATGCTTTGACGTCGCCGACAGAGGATGATTTTCAGATTGCTGCGGATATTCGTGAAGGGATGATGAATCAGGTTTTGTTGAAACCGGTGAATTATGGGGCATATCGGCTGGCGCTTTATTTTTCGGGTCGGATGGTTTATGCTATGAGCACTATTATTCCTGTAGGGATGGCCGTGTTTTGGTTGAGAAGTCGTTTGAATTGGCCGAAAGAGATCGATGTTTGGTTATTGACGGTTTTAGCGGTTGTGGGTTCGGGTTTTTTACAGTTTGCGATTACGTTTTGCACGGGGCTTTTGGCGTTTTGGTTATTGGATGTGGGCGGGGTGATTTTTATTTTGTTTGGTTTAGAATATGTTGCGGGAGGCCATGTTTTTCCATTAAATTTATTGCCTCAACCGTTTTATCAAGTGGCGTTGCATTTGCCTTTTGCTTATGAATATTATTTTCCGATTGCGGTTTTTGGCGGGCAGTTGTCGGAAGGTGAATTGTGGCGAGGGTTTTTGTTGCAATGGATTTGGATTGGGTTGGTGAGTGTATTGGGATGGGTCACATGGAGGCAAGGACTGAAAAAATATACGGCTGTGGGAGGATGA
- a CDS encoding ABC-2 family transporter protein yields MGWNRYLKIWLAQIRYSMVREMMFKANFLLWLGTETMWFSLQLIFVEVVYGHVEEVAGWSRYEMILLVGVNHWIQQLFQAFFMVNFFNLPELIRTGKLDFYLAQPVSPQFLVSTRLFEPGALINGALGLGVCGYAILHLGLSITPLGVGLFILLTGFGVIIHYSLLLALVTFSFWIVRSQGLIYGYYNLFQISRLPRQAFKGMVRIIFTFALPMLLVANVPSEALLGRVNWNLLGVMAGLAILFFLGTHLLFNRGLRAYGSASS; encoded by the coding sequence ATGGGATGGAATCGTTATCTAAAGATTTGGTTGGCGCAGATTCGTTATTCCATGGTACGCGAAATGATGTTTAAAGCGAATTTTTTGCTTTGGTTGGGCACGGAGACGATGTGGTTTTCGTTGCAGTTGATTTTTGTAGAGGTGGTTTATGGGCATGTGGAGGAAGTGGCGGGATGGAGTCGTTATGAAATGATTTTGTTAGTGGGGGTAAATCATTGGATTCAACAGCTTTTTCAGGCGTTTTTTATGGTGAATTTTTTCAATTTGCCTGAGTTAATTCGGACGGGAAAACTGGATTTTTATTTGGCGCAGCCGGTGTCACCGCAATTTCTGGTTAGTACGCGATTGTTCGAGCCAGGAGCGCTCATTAATGGGGCTTTGGGCTTGGGCGTTTGTGGTTACGCAATTTTACATTTAGGATTATCGATTACACCTTTGGGTGTGGGTTTGTTTATTTTATTAACCGGTTTTGGAGTGATAATCCATTATAGTTTACTGTTGGCACTGGTGACGTTTTCTTTTTGGATTGTTCGCTCGCAGGGGTTGATTTATGGGTATTATAATTTGTTTCAAATTTCGCGTTTGCCACGACAAGCTTTTAAGGGGATGGTGCGTATTATTTTTACATTTGCTTTGCCGATGTTATTGGTGGCAAATGTGCCGAGTGAAGCTTTATTAGGTCGAGTCAATTGGAATTTGCTAGGGGTTATGGCAGGTTTGGCTATTTTATTTTTTTTAGGAACCCATCTACTTTTTAATCGGGGTTTGCGAGCTTACGGGAGTGCGAGTTCTTAA